TGCATTGCTCTTGGATTCATTCCACGGGCTATCCCTGAAAGAACAGCATGACCTCTACGATGACGTCTTCGACCAACCGGCCGCGCAAGCCTTCCTGGCGCGGGAGCTTGCCGCCGAAAACGTCCTGCGCTGCGAGACGCAGTTTAGCGGCTGTCACGCTTACACCTGCCGCGAAATGGCCAAGTCCGTCCTCGAAAGCATCATCTCTCTCGAAGACACAGACTCACTTTTCCTCGCCATGGTGTCGGAGTAGCGCAGCTAAACTAGAAGATGCTGTGTTCGCGGAAACTAATAATAAACAGTATATATTAACGTTAGTCGATATTAGAGTACCTCAAACATTCAAGCGGACTGTGGCTTGGCCTCGCCAGTCTGGAAGCCGTTCTTGAACTTACGGGCAACGGTCTTCAAGTATCTCATTCTGCCGGTACCGGTAGTTCTTCTTCTCTTAGCCTTGGTAGCCCAGTTGTAAGATCTCATCTTAGCGGCTGGGTAGCCACAAGAAGAGCACGTCTTCTTCTGGATGTGGAAAGAACGACGGCCACATCTGTTGCACAAGGTGTGAGACTTGTTGTGACGCTTACCAAAGGATGGAGTACCCTCTGAATACAATAGTTAGTAGCCATTccaatcacgtgacaccGTGCGCCCAGTACACAGCTGCGGTTGTCTGCAAGCCGCTATTCTTGTTGTATAGTCGCTATATCGCGGGATGTATCCGTTTTCGCGCAGCTGTTATCGTAGCGCTATGTGTTCCAGCCTCTGCTAATAGTCCGCTCCGACTTGCCCACTATCCGCAGTCATCCGCCCGCAGTCCGCGGCGCCCGCCTCACAGTCTGCAGCTATCGTGTCCCCACGCGCACTGTCACCATTGCCGTCTAGTCACATACTACCCATGTTTGCTTCTTAGTATCGAGATGCTAAGCTAGACAACCGCCTTGTCTAGATGATGAATGAAAAGTTTTAAGCGCAGCACCATACCGGCGCTCTCGCGGCCTGCTCCAGCCCACAGTCCTGCCCAATACAGAGGTGGTTGGGTGTCACGATCCTAGTTCTGCGTCCTCGCGAGTTCGCACGTGCGCATGGAATAATGTACGGGTGTTTGTTTGGTTATGTACGGATGCTAGTCATACAACGCGTCAATGTGATTTTCGCGTCCGCGCCGCTCACCAAATGGCGTTTGAAGGGCGAAACGCCAAATTTAACCTCGGCGAATGTT
This is a stretch of genomic DNA from Eremothecium gossypii ATCC 10895 chromosome VI, complete sequence. It encodes these proteins:
- the RPL37A gene encoding 60S ribosomal protein eL37 (Syntenic homolog of Saccharomyces cerevisiae YLR185W (RPL37A) and YDR500C (RPL37B); 1-intron), translated to MGKGTPSFGKRHNKSHTLCNRCGRRSFHIQKKTCSSCGYPAAKMRSYNWATKAKRRRTTGTGRMRYLKTVARKFKNGFQTGEAKPQSA